From Ananas comosus cultivar F153 linkage group 2, ASM154086v1, whole genome shotgun sequence:
ACCATCACCACAAGAGAACTCCCACCCCAGTACATCATCAAGCCCCAGGAACAACACTGGCTCTGCCCACTCCATGGATGGGACCACCATTTCATCAAAAGATGCGAATAAAactgaagaaaaagaagaagaagaagaagaagagttggaacatgaggaagaagaagaagaagaagaagaagcagcagcagcatgtgGTGCAGAGGGAGCTATGATCTCATGGGGTTGAATCATGGGCACTTCATCAGTGTTAAAAGCAGGGGAATTAGTGTTGAGTGGTGGGTCAGTTCCTTCATGATTAGTTGTGGTGTTTGTGGTGGTGCTCTTCTCCAGTGTCTCCCCATTTGGCTCCTCGGGAGGAGGGCCCTGGAGCTGGTCATGAACCAGTTGGTCGTGGTGGGGCTCATGATCAGGTGGTGGGGAGGAGATGGGCTCGTGAGTGACGGGGTCTATGCCCATCTTTTTGAGCTTCTTCTTAATGTGCGTGTTCCAGTGGTTCTTTATCTCGTTATCAGTTCTTCCGGGAAGCCGAGCTGCAATTTTAGACCACCTAAAATGGAGAAACGAAATAAATGgttagaatttctttttttctttcttatataaaaaaaataatactgcACCATACATTCCAAACAAACATATAATAAACATACCATCCATCTAAtagatagtatatttttattaatcacACGAATATGTCTAATGAGTGACACCCTAATCATTAGATGAATAAAGTGTAAAATatacggtttttttttttaaatgtgtacaagtagcttttttttattttcttcttttaaaagaaaaaatagtatgcCGCTGAAATTTAATTGGTTTATTATATGTTNCTCTGCTTAaatcttttttgaaaaataaagtaAGGTTAAAATGTCACATAacgccaaaaaagaaaaaaaaagaaaaaaaaagaaagaaaaggagatgtaggaaaaagaaagaaagaagaagaaataaaagagagagcAAGCGAAATGAGAGCGAACCGGTTCCCAAGCTGGGCATGGAGATCAATGACCAAATTCTCCTCAGACTCTGACAGCAAACCCCTCTTCAGATCAGGCCTCAGATAGTTTGTCCATCTCAACCTGCAACTCTTCCCGCACCGCAGCAgtcctataaatatatatacaccccaattcaatattaattaatatatattaattaacattAACAACCAATTAACTAAACCTGATCAATGCATTACTTAATAATAATGAACATAAAAACCGAAACATCAGGTGGTATTTCCAACACTCAAAGCTGCTCCTTTTACTGGAAACCAGTAGCTAATCAAACAGcaaatgaattattttttaattttctttgtgtgtgtgtgtgtgtgtgtgtgaataaTTAGAAGAACGTACTCCATGGTGCGATTAACATGCAATTTGGATCAACTAGAAAATTAACCTGCAAGTTTGGGCACAGCCCTCCAGCAGCAGTGGCCATTGTTGCTGAGGATGAACTCGACCAGCTTCTTATCCTCCTCCTCAGTCCATGGCCCCTTCTTTAGCCCCACCTTATCACAACATGGTTTCCTCCCCATTAATCTTctatatttgtgtgtgtgtatatatatatatatatatatatatataNCACAActatcaccaccaccaccaccttttATAAGGGGAGGAAGTAATACAAAGGCTCAAGCACACGTGTCAGGGTCGGAAGATGTTGTGCTCGCACGTGGGagctggtttttttttcttttttcctcaaTTTATCCTTAGGCTTTTTATGCTAAAATATCTCAAGATCTAAATCCAAAAAAATctattatcttttttctttttcttggggGGTGGGGGAGTGTTTAAACATTTCCGCGTCGAAGAGTATTGCGGAGCGCAACCACCTTGGAAAATACGGCCGGGAAACAATCAATAAAATCtgctttttgattttttga
This genomic window contains:
- the LOC109706620 gene encoding protein ODORANT1-like; the protein is MGRKPCCDKVGLKKGPWTEEEDKKLVEFILSNNGHCCWRAVPKLAGLLRCGKSCRLRWTNYLRPDLKRGLLSESEENLVIDLHAQLGNRWSKIAARLPGRTDNEIKNHWNTHIKKKLKKMGIDPVTHEPISSPPPDHEPHHDQLVHDQLQGPPPEEPNGETLEKSTTTNTTTNHEGTDPPLNTNSPAFNTDEVPMIQPHEIIAPSAPHAAAASSSSSSSSSCSNSSSSSSSFSSVLFASFDEMVVPSMEWAEPVLFLGLDDVLGWEFSCGDGGEDSRAVFDQEVWKMELF